Proteins found in one Sphingomonas sp. SORGH_AS_0879 genomic segment:
- a CDS encoding helix-turn-helix domain-containing protein — protein MAASNQSASAQFLREPELRRGMELLYFGNSHLVRSIDRGLAAQGLGRAHHRALYFMARKPDMTVSELLSLLAITKQSLGRVLNELASRDLIETRPGDRDRRQRLLRLTPAGAKMEAELFDALREKLSKAYARAGQQAVTGFWTVLEGFIPEQERARIEDLRTNDG, from the coding sequence ATGGCTGCCTCTAACCAGTCCGCGTCGGCACAATTTCTCCGCGAGCCCGAACTCCGCAGGGGCATGGAATTGCTGTATTTCGGCAATAGCCACCTCGTGCGATCCATCGACCGCGGTCTCGCCGCGCAAGGGTTGGGCCGTGCCCATCACCGCGCCCTGTACTTCATGGCTCGCAAGCCCGACATGACGGTCAGCGAGTTGCTGTCGCTGCTCGCGATCACCAAACAGTCGCTGGGTCGTGTGCTCAACGAACTGGCGAGCCGCGACCTGATCGAGACGCGGCCGGGCGATCGCGACCGGCGGCAGAGGCTGCTGCGTCTGACGCCCGCCGGCGCGAAGATGGAAGCGGAGTTGTTCGACGCGCTGCGCGAAAAGCTTTCCAAGGCCTATGCGCGGGCCGGGCAGCAGGCGGTGACGGGGTTCTGGACCGTACTGGAGGGGTTCATCCCCGAGCAGGAACGCGCCCGGATCGAGGATTTGCGGACCAACGACGGCTGA
- a CDS encoding branched-chain amino acid aminotransferase, with protein sequence MDAAQSLTFRFDPCATPVAASERAARLVDPGFGRVFTDHMALIRYSDDKGWHDAQITARAPLSVDPAASVLHYAQEIFEGMKAYRLADGGTALFRPEANARRFQDSARRMAMPELPENLFLESVERLVEIERNWIPEQDGGALYLRPFMFASEVFLGVKPSAEYLYMVIASSVGAYFKGGAPAVSIWVSQGYTRAAPGGTGAAKCGGNYAASLLAQKEAIANGCDQVVFLDAVERRWVEELGGMNVFFVFDDGSLVTPPLTGTILPGITRDSILTIARAQGLTVREEPYAIDQWRADAASGRLVEAFACGTAAVVTPIGSVAEPAGRFTIGSGGPGQLTTRLREQLVSIQRGQAPDPHGWMRRLG encoded by the coding sequence ATGGACGCGGCACAATCCCTTACGTTTCGGTTCGATCCTTGCGCGACTCCGGTTGCGGCGAGCGAGCGGGCGGCGCGTCTGGTCGATCCGGGCTTCGGTCGCGTCTTCACCGATCACATGGCACTGATCCGCTATAGCGACGACAAGGGCTGGCACGATGCACAGATCACCGCGCGCGCACCGCTCAGCGTCGATCCGGCGGCTTCGGTCCTGCATTATGCGCAGGAAATCTTCGAGGGGATGAAGGCCTATCGCCTTGCCGATGGCGGCACCGCGCTGTTCCGGCCCGAGGCGAATGCGCGGCGTTTTCAGGATTCGGCGCGTCGCATGGCGATGCCCGAACTGCCCGAGAATCTGTTCCTCGAATCGGTCGAGCGGCTGGTCGAGATCGAGCGGAACTGGATTCCCGAACAGGATGGCGGCGCGCTCTATCTGCGCCCCTTCATGTTCGCGAGCGAGGTGTTCCTGGGCGTGAAGCCGTCCGCGGAATATCTCTACATGGTCATCGCCTCATCGGTGGGCGCCTATTTCAAGGGCGGGGCGCCCGCCGTGTCGATCTGGGTCAGCCAGGGCTATACCCGCGCGGCGCCGGGCGGCACGGGTGCGGCCAAGTGCGGTGGGAATTACGCCGCCAGCCTGCTCGCCCAGAAGGAAGCGATCGCGAACGGCTGTGACCAGGTGGTCTTCCTCGATGCGGTCGAGCGCCGCTGGGTCGAGGAACTGGGCGGCATGAATGTCTTCTTCGTGTTCGACGACGGCTCGCTGGTGACGCCGCCGCTGACCGGCACGATCCTGCCCGGCATTACCCGCGATTCGATCCTGACCATCGCCCGTGCCCAAGGCCTGACGGTGCGCGAGGAGCCCTATGCCATCGATCAATGGCGCGCCGACGCCGCCAGCGGTCGCCTGGTCGAAGCCTTTGCCTGCGGCACGGCGGCGGTCGTCACCCCGATCGGCAGCGTTGCGGAGCCTGCGGGCCGCTTTACCATTGGCAGCGGCGGCCCCGGCCAGCTGACCACCCGTCTTCGCGAGCAGCTGGTCTCGATCCAGCGCGGCCAGGCCCCCGATCCCCATGGCTGGATGCGCCGCCTGGGCTGA
- a CDS encoding integrase encodes MPAIENVTRRSAVYWWRRRLRLAPASANPITVVTMVSLLTKEQPVARQRAVAMTGRSETVRMSLYEKIERDGLTADQASAVFQEEMIRYRNMLAYQHQSIQQDGEGHVAERFAQMRAIYGAVNRDFADNGFSDFLGLEYVGGFERRFADLDDQAREHLYAMLGRAPDLPEHLLNEARDLLRRVGIDDSDGRSEAARQIMCQARAAAASSYADPVLQDMANRMAVAAAIIRPLGMVAPSHSQTVAPTAGVTSVPTAANVAADPEQWDEEDGEDEKAERQRYARMTPLEVVEAYMSLKPKARGRVATTKAGVNRSKSQAKTWGDSQRRQFKAAAFLFGKSNGGKPLARTRQEDLNRFYDQLNRMPSTHHKSSRHEPMTIEDICVEAADRVEEAEKHKERITFTIGLDVGTINRHFANLKKLCTWLASKTTMRALDFSDYILVEEERDERTERDPYTIQQVQELFALRIWTGSMTLDDRFAKGSGGRIWHDAAYWIMPIVWYSGMRREEACKLLVEDIGEEDGVPYFDIRNTRAGRVKTAKSTRKVPICAELRRLGLLDYVAAMRAAGEEYLFPEIVPGKGGRPLGDVFFNTIWLKIKPLLTLIKPGQAVHSGRHMVSTELKALQTFEETRADLLGQQIGGENAVRYAGATRLEILADVVDRLPIVTGHLPSPETINLLPKHLRCARPTRESAGRRTRG; translated from the coding sequence ATGCCAGCGATCGAGAACGTCACCCGCCGCAGCGCGGTCTATTGGTGGCGTCGAAGGCTGCGTTTGGCGCCCGCGAGCGCAAATCCTATAACCGTTGTGACGATGGTCAGTCTTCTGACGAAGGAGCAGCCGGTCGCGCGCCAACGCGCGGTCGCGATGACCGGGCGGAGCGAGACGGTACGGATGAGCCTGTACGAGAAGATTGAGCGTGACGGCCTGACCGCCGACCAGGCCAGTGCCGTGTTCCAGGAGGAGATGATCCGATACCGGAACATGCTCGCCTATCAACACCAGTCGATCCAGCAGGACGGCGAAGGCCATGTCGCGGAACGCTTCGCCCAGATGCGGGCCATCTATGGCGCGGTGAACCGCGATTTCGCGGACAATGGCTTCAGCGATTTTCTTGGACTGGAGTACGTTGGCGGCTTCGAGCGTCGTTTCGCCGACCTCGACGACCAAGCGCGTGAGCACCTCTATGCGATGCTTGGTCGAGCCCCAGACCTGCCAGAGCATTTGCTGAACGAGGCGCGTGACCTGTTGCGTCGCGTGGGGATCGACGACTCCGACGGTCGGAGTGAGGCGGCCCGTCAGATCATGTGCCAGGCACGAGCGGCGGCCGCGTCGTCGTACGCCGATCCAGTGTTGCAGGATATGGCTAACCGGATGGCCGTTGCGGCGGCCATTATACGGCCCCTGGGCATGGTGGCTCCTTCCCATTCACAGACCGTGGCCCCGACAGCCGGTGTCACGTCCGTGCCCACCGCAGCGAATGTAGCGGCAGACCCCGAGCAATGGGATGAGGAGGATGGGGAGGACGAGAAAGCCGAACGGCAGCGCTATGCGCGCATGACCCCGTTGGAGGTCGTCGAGGCGTATATGAGCCTCAAGCCAAAGGCCCGAGGACGCGTCGCAACGACCAAAGCGGGCGTTAACAGGTCGAAGTCACAGGCTAAGACCTGGGGCGACAGTCAACGGCGTCAGTTCAAGGCGGCCGCCTTCCTGTTCGGTAAGTCGAATGGCGGCAAGCCGCTGGCGCGAACGAGGCAGGAGGATCTCAACCGGTTCTACGACCAACTCAACCGCATGCCTTCCACGCACCACAAGTCATCGCGGCACGAGCCTATGACGATCGAGGACATCTGCGTCGAGGCCGCCGACCGGGTGGAGGAAGCGGAGAAGCACAAAGAACGCATCACTTTCACGATTGGTTTGGATGTCGGTACGATTAACAGGCATTTCGCCAACCTGAAAAAGCTGTGCACATGGCTTGCCAGCAAGACGACGATGCGGGCGCTCGATTTCTCCGACTACATTCTGGTGGAAGAGGAGCGCGACGAACGGACGGAGCGAGATCCCTACACCATCCAGCAGGTTCAGGAACTGTTCGCGCTCAGGATCTGGACCGGCAGCATGACGCTGGACGACCGGTTCGCGAAGGGCAGTGGCGGCCGGATCTGGCATGATGCGGCCTATTGGATCATGCCGATCGTCTGGTACTCGGGTATGCGGCGTGAGGAAGCGTGCAAGCTGCTCGTCGAGGACATCGGCGAGGAAGATGGCGTCCCCTATTTCGACATCCGCAATACCCGTGCCGGGCGGGTCAAGACCGCCAAGAGCACTCGGAAGGTTCCCATCTGCGCGGAACTTCGTCGGCTCGGCCTGCTGGACTACGTCGCCGCGATGCGGGCGGCAGGCGAAGAATATCTCTTTCCGGAAATCGTGCCCGGCAAGGGCGGCCGACCGTTGGGCGATGTGTTCTTCAACACCATCTGGCTGAAGATCAAGCCGCTGTTGACGCTCATCAAGCCGGGCCAGGCCGTACATAGCGGTCGACACATGGTCAGCACCGAGCTGAAGGCGTTGCAGACCTTCGAAGAGACGCGGGCCGACCTCCTCGGGCAGCAGATCGGCGGCGAAAATGCCGTTCGCTATGCGGGAGCGACGCGGCTGGAGATCCTGGCGGATGTCGTGGACCGCCTGCCCATCGTCACTGGGCATCTGCCCTCGCCCGAAACCATCAACCTCCTTCCGAAGCATCTGCGCTGTGCGCGCCCGACGCGTGAGTCGGCGGGCCGGAGGACGAGAGGCTGA
- a CDS encoding sigma-54 dependent transcriptional regulator, giving the protein MILLADDEPAFQRLTGAWLRGLGHEVEIAGDGDEAVAAFKAQPADLVLLDLAMPPHHDPAAGLALIPAFAPAAVVVMTGHADHALALKAVEAGAWDFLAKPVDPDMLRVVVGRALERARLAREVATLRAQAGAEEDMGLVGTSPTMAGLRDLIRRVAPTRLPALVLGPSGTGKELVARAIHAASPRATRPLVPIHCGAVPAELLESELFGHLKGSFTGATVDRPGLIETAHGGTLFLDEIGEMPAAMQVKLLRFLNDGSYQPVGARAPREADVRIVAATHRDLAAAVAEGSFREDLFYRLKGVVLRTPSLAERATDVPLLARLFLRRASEGRASLSPDALDWVTGRSWPGNVRELRAAVECAAALAMPGAAGTIVTAADLAFAVGDTPSESVVPAAPQSLEEEVAALERRRIVEALARTGHNHTHTARELGLSRVGLLKKMDRMGLR; this is encoded by the coding sequence ATGATCCTGCTCGCCGATGACGAACCCGCCTTCCAGCGGCTGACCGGTGCGTGGCTACGGGGGCTGGGCCATGAGGTCGAGATCGCGGGGGATGGCGACGAGGCGGTGGCGGCGTTCAAGGCCCAACCCGCCGACCTCGTCCTGCTCGACCTCGCCATGCCGCCGCATCACGACCCGGCGGCGGGGCTGGCGCTGATCCCGGCCTTCGCGCCCGCAGCGGTGGTGGTGATGACCGGCCACGCCGACCACGCGCTGGCGCTGAAGGCGGTCGAGGCAGGCGCGTGGGATTTCCTCGCCAAACCAGTCGATCCCGACATGCTGCGCGTCGTCGTCGGCCGCGCTCTGGAGCGGGCGCGGCTCGCGCGCGAGGTCGCGACCCTGCGAGCGCAGGCGGGGGCAGAGGAGGATATGGGACTGGTCGGCACCTCGCCGACGATGGCTGGGTTGCGCGACCTGATCCGCCGCGTCGCGCCGACCCGGCTCCCCGCCCTCGTGCTGGGGCCGAGCGGCACCGGCAAGGAACTGGTCGCCCGCGCGATCCACGCCGCCTCGCCGCGCGCCACCCGGCCGCTGGTTCCGATCCACTGCGGCGCGGTACCGGCCGAATTGCTGGAAAGCGAGTTGTTCGGGCATCTGAAGGGTAGCTTCACCGGCGCCACCGTCGATCGGCCCGGCCTGATCGAGACCGCGCATGGCGGCACACTGTTCCTCGACGAGATCGGCGAGATGCCCGCCGCCATGCAGGTCAAGCTGCTGCGCTTCCTCAACGACGGCAGCTATCAGCCGGTCGGCGCCCGTGCCCCGCGCGAGGCAGATGTGCGGATCGTCGCGGCCACCCACCGCGACCTTGCCGCCGCCGTGGCGGAGGGTAGTTTCCGGGAGGATCTGTTCTACCGGCTCAAGGGCGTGGTGCTGCGGACGCCGTCACTGGCCGAGCGGGCGACGGATGTGCCGCTGCTCGCCAGACTGTTCCTGCGAAGGGCGAGCGAAGGCCGGGCCAGCCTCTCGCCGGACGCGCTGGACTGGGTGACCGGCCGATCCTGGCCCGGCAACGTCCGCGAATTGCGCGCGGCCGTCGAATGCGCCGCAGCACTGGCGATGCCGGGCGCGGCGGGCACCATCGTCACCGCCGCCGACCTCGCCTTCGCGGTCGGCGACACCCCGTCAGAAAGCGTCGTCCCCGCCGCCCCTCAAAGTCTCGAAGAAGAAGTCGCCGCGCTGGAACGCCGTCGCATTGTCGAGGCACTGGCGCGCACTGGCCACAACCACACTCATACCGCCCGCGAACTGGGCCTGTCGCGAGTCGGCCTGCTCAAGAAGATGGATCGGATGGGGCTGCGCTGA